One part of the Vanessa atalanta chromosome 4, ilVanAtal1.2, whole genome shotgun sequence genome encodes these proteins:
- the LOC125077685 gene encoding gamma-aminobutyric acid receptor subunit beta-like isoform X1, producing the protein MSVSRQPPARSARLHARQTLLLMFILLLFFALVKAQPERTVAVDRLENVTHTVTRILDGYDIRLRPNFGGDPLYVGMDLTIASFDAISEVNMDYTITLYLNQYWKDERLAFGLQDEVLTLSGDFADKIWVPDTFFANDKNSFLHDVTERNKLVRLGGDGSVTYGMRFTATLACMMDLHYYPLDSQNCTVEIESYGYTVSDVVMYWKETPVRGVEDAELPQFTILGHETNDRKEKLATGIYQRLSLSFKLRRNIGYFVFQTYLPSILIVMLSWVSFWINHEATSARVALGITTVLTMTTISTGVRSSLPRISYVKAIDIYLVMCFVFVFAALLEYAAVNYTYWGARARKRAKLKNRDQISTSTSMDKELKSGEGSHSPEEIIALREYTTTTGRVSPLPSLRSRPLPPTTGAPPSLRLQRDYTNLRYRTRPHSKNSRNNANKPKMIHALKRGATVIKASMPKIRDVNVIDTYSRVIFPICFLIFNGVYWVFYIFD; encoded by the exons ATGAGCGTGAGTCGCCAACCTCCTGCGCGTTCAGCTCGCCTGCACGCGCGCCAGACACTTCTGCTTATGTTCATTCTCCTGCTATTTTTTGCTTTAGTAAAAGCACA ACCGGAGCGCACTGTAGCGGTTGATCGTTTGGAGAACGTCACTCACACGGTTACTCGGATTCTCGACGGCTACGACATTCGTCTACGTCCTAACTTTGGCG GCGACCCGCTTTACGTCGGCATGGATTTAACCATTGCTAGTTTCGACGCAATATCCGAAGTTAATATG GACTACACAATAAccctttatttaaatcaatattggaAAGATGAAAGGCTCGCTTTCGGTTTACAAGACGAGGTCCTAACCTTATCTGGAGATTTCGCTGATAAAATTTGGGTACCGGACACCTTCTTTGCAAACGACAAAAATAG TTTTCTCCACGATGTGACGGAACGCAACAAGCTGGTTCGCCTCGGCGGGGACGGTAGCGTGACCTACGGCATGCGTTTCACGGCCACACTCGCCTGCATGATGGACTTGCACTACTACCCTCTTGACAGCCAGAACTGCACCGTCGAGATTGAAAGCT ATGGCTACACGGTGTCGGACGTGGTCATGTACTGGAAAGAAACACCTGTACGTGGAGTCGAAGATGCAGAACTTCCTCAGTTTACTATTCTCGGACACGAAACTAACGACAGAAAG GAGAAGTTAGCTACTGGCATCTATCAACGGTTATCTCTCAGTTTCAAACTTCGAAGGAACATTGGATATTTTGTGTTTCAAACCTACCTGCCGAGCATTTTGATTGTAATGCTATCTTGGGTCTCATTCTGGATCAATCACGAGGCTACTTCGGCTAGAGTTGCattag gaattACCACTGTGCTTACGATGACTACCATTAGCACAGGTGTTAGGAGCAGTTTGCCCCGCATATCTTATGTGAAAGCAATTGACATTTACCTTGTCATGTGCTTCGTGTTCGTATTCGCGGCACTCCTGGAATATGCCGCAGTAAACTATACCTACTGGGGCGCAAGGGCAAGAAAGCGTGCCAAGTTAAAAAACCGCGACCAAATCTCCACTAGCACTAGTATGGATAAGGAACTAAAATCTGGCG AAGGTTCCCACTCTCCAGAAGAAATCATAGCTCTCCGTGAGTACACAACTACCACTGGACGAGTGTCTCCATTGCCAAGTCTGCGGTCGCGACCGCTGCCACCTACCACTGGCGCACCACCGTCGCTGCGACTCCAGAGAGATTATACGAACCTGCGCTACAGGACACGGCCTCATTCGAAGAACTCGAGAA atAATGCCAACAAGCCAAAGATGATACACGCTCTGAAACGAGGCGCTACCGTCATAAAAGCTTCGATGCCCAAAATACGTGACGTTAACGTCATAGACACGTATTCACGCGTCATTTTCCCGATATGCTTTCTTATTTTTAACGGTGTCTATTGGGTTTTCTATATATTTGATTAG
- the LOC125077685 gene encoding gamma-aminobutyric acid receptor subunit beta-like isoform X2: MSVSRQPPARSARLHARQTLLLMFILLLFFALVKAQPERTVAVDRLENVTHTVTRILDGYDIRLRPNFGGDPLYVGMDLTIASFDAISEVNMDYTITLYLNQYWKDERLAFGLQDEVLTLSGDFADKIWVPDTFFANDKNSFLHDVTERNKLVRLGGDGSVTYGMRFTATLACMMDLHYYPLDSQNCTVEIESYGYTVSDVVMYWKETPVRGVEDAELPQFTILGHETNDRKEKLATGIYQRLSLSFKLRRNIGYFVFQTYLPSILIVMLSWVSFWINHEATSARVALGITTVLTMTTISTGVRSSLPRISYVKAIDIYLVMCFVFVFAALLEYAAVNYTYWGARARKRAKLKNRDQISTSTSMDKELKSGGSHSPEEIIALREYTTTTGRVSPLPSLRSRPLPPTTGAPPSLRLQRDYTNLRYRTRPHSKNSRNNANKPKMIHALKRGATVIKASMPKIRDVNVIDTYSRVIFPICFLIFNGVYWVFYIFD, encoded by the exons ATGAGCGTGAGTCGCCAACCTCCTGCGCGTTCAGCTCGCCTGCACGCGCGCCAGACACTTCTGCTTATGTTCATTCTCCTGCTATTTTTTGCTTTAGTAAAAGCACA ACCGGAGCGCACTGTAGCGGTTGATCGTTTGGAGAACGTCACTCACACGGTTACTCGGATTCTCGACGGCTACGACATTCGTCTACGTCCTAACTTTGGCG GCGACCCGCTTTACGTCGGCATGGATTTAACCATTGCTAGTTTCGACGCAATATCCGAAGTTAATATG GACTACACAATAAccctttatttaaatcaatattggaAAGATGAAAGGCTCGCTTTCGGTTTACAAGACGAGGTCCTAACCTTATCTGGAGATTTCGCTGATAAAATTTGGGTACCGGACACCTTCTTTGCAAACGACAAAAATAG TTTTCTCCACGATGTGACGGAACGCAACAAGCTGGTTCGCCTCGGCGGGGACGGTAGCGTGACCTACGGCATGCGTTTCACGGCCACACTCGCCTGCATGATGGACTTGCACTACTACCCTCTTGACAGCCAGAACTGCACCGTCGAGATTGAAAGCT ATGGCTACACGGTGTCGGACGTGGTCATGTACTGGAAAGAAACACCTGTACGTGGAGTCGAAGATGCAGAACTTCCTCAGTTTACTATTCTCGGACACGAAACTAACGACAGAAAG GAGAAGTTAGCTACTGGCATCTATCAACGGTTATCTCTCAGTTTCAAACTTCGAAGGAACATTGGATATTTTGTGTTTCAAACCTACCTGCCGAGCATTTTGATTGTAATGCTATCTTGGGTCTCATTCTGGATCAATCACGAGGCTACTTCGGCTAGAGTTGCattag gaattACCACTGTGCTTACGATGACTACCATTAGCACAGGTGTTAGGAGCAGTTTGCCCCGCATATCTTATGTGAAAGCAATTGACATTTACCTTGTCATGTGCTTCGTGTTCGTATTCGCGGCACTCCTGGAATATGCCGCAGTAAACTATACCTACTGGGGCGCAAGGGCAAGAAAGCGTGCCAAGTTAAAAAACCGCGACCAAATCTCCACTAGCACTAGTATGGATAAGGAACTAAAATCTGGCG GTTCCCACTCTCCAGAAGAAATCATAGCTCTCCGTGAGTACACAACTACCACTGGACGAGTGTCTCCATTGCCAAGTCTGCGGTCGCGACCGCTGCCACCTACCACTGGCGCACCACCGTCGCTGCGACTCCAGAGAGATTATACGAACCTGCGCTACAGGACACGGCCTCATTCGAAGAACTCGAGAA atAATGCCAACAAGCCAAAGATGATACACGCTCTGAAACGAGGCGCTACCGTCATAAAAGCTTCGATGCCCAAAATACGTGACGTTAACGTCATAGACACGTATTCACGCGTCATTTTCCCGATATGCTTTCTTATTTTTAACGGTGTCTATTGGGTTTTCTATATATTTGATTAG
- the LOC125077685 gene encoding gamma-aminobutyric acid receptor subunit beta-like isoform X3, translating to MSVSRQPPARSARLHARQTLLLMFILLLFFALVKAQPERTVAVDRLENVTHTVTRILDGYDIRLRPNFGGDPLYVGMDLTIASFDAISEVNMDYTITLYLNQYWKDERLAFGLQDEVLTLSGDFADKIWVPDTFFANDKNSFLHDVTERNKLVRLGGDGSVTYGMRFTATLACMMDLHYYPLDSQNCTVEIENGYTVSDVVMYWKETPVRGVEDAELPQFTILGHETNDRKEKLATGIYQRLSLSFKLRRNIGYFVFQTYLPSILIVMLSWVSFWINHEATSARVALGITTVLTMTTISTGVRSSLPRISYVKAIDIYLVMCFVFVFAALLEYAAVNYTYWGARARKRAKLKNRDQISTSTSMDKELKSGEGSHSPEEIIALREYTTTTGRVSPLPSLRSRPLPPTTGAPPSLRLQRDYTNLRYRTRPHSKNSRNNANKPKMIHALKRGATVIKASMPKIRDVNVIDTYSRVIFPICFLIFNGVYWVFYIFD from the exons ATGAGCGTGAGTCGCCAACCTCCTGCGCGTTCAGCTCGCCTGCACGCGCGCCAGACACTTCTGCTTATGTTCATTCTCCTGCTATTTTTTGCTTTAGTAAAAGCACA ACCGGAGCGCACTGTAGCGGTTGATCGTTTGGAGAACGTCACTCACACGGTTACTCGGATTCTCGACGGCTACGACATTCGTCTACGTCCTAACTTTGGCG GCGACCCGCTTTACGTCGGCATGGATTTAACCATTGCTAGTTTCGACGCAATATCCGAAGTTAATATG GACTACACAATAAccctttatttaaatcaatattggaAAGATGAAAGGCTCGCTTTCGGTTTACAAGACGAGGTCCTAACCTTATCTGGAGATTTCGCTGATAAAATTTGGGTACCGGACACCTTCTTTGCAAACGACAAAAATAG TTTTCTCCACGATGTGACGGAACGCAACAAGCTGGTTCGCCTCGGCGGGGACGGTAGCGTGACCTACGGCATGCGTTTCACGGCCACACTCGCCTGCATGATGGACTTGCACTACTACCCTCTTGACAGCCAGAACTGCACCGTCGAGATTGAAA ATGGCTACACGGTGTCGGACGTGGTCATGTACTGGAAAGAAACACCTGTACGTGGAGTCGAAGATGCAGAACTTCCTCAGTTTACTATTCTCGGACACGAAACTAACGACAGAAAG GAGAAGTTAGCTACTGGCATCTATCAACGGTTATCTCTCAGTTTCAAACTTCGAAGGAACATTGGATATTTTGTGTTTCAAACCTACCTGCCGAGCATTTTGATTGTAATGCTATCTTGGGTCTCATTCTGGATCAATCACGAGGCTACTTCGGCTAGAGTTGCattag gaattACCACTGTGCTTACGATGACTACCATTAGCACAGGTGTTAGGAGCAGTTTGCCCCGCATATCTTATGTGAAAGCAATTGACATTTACCTTGTCATGTGCTTCGTGTTCGTATTCGCGGCACTCCTGGAATATGCCGCAGTAAACTATACCTACTGGGGCGCAAGGGCAAGAAAGCGTGCCAAGTTAAAAAACCGCGACCAAATCTCCACTAGCACTAGTATGGATAAGGAACTAAAATCTGGCG AAGGTTCCCACTCTCCAGAAGAAATCATAGCTCTCCGTGAGTACACAACTACCACTGGACGAGTGTCTCCATTGCCAAGTCTGCGGTCGCGACCGCTGCCACCTACCACTGGCGCACCACCGTCGCTGCGACTCCAGAGAGATTATACGAACCTGCGCTACAGGACACGGCCTCATTCGAAGAACTCGAGAA atAATGCCAACAAGCCAAAGATGATACACGCTCTGAAACGAGGCGCTACCGTCATAAAAGCTTCGATGCCCAAAATACGTGACGTTAACGTCATAGACACGTATTCACGCGTCATTTTCCCGATATGCTTTCTTATTTTTAACGGTGTCTATTGGGTTTTCTATATATTTGATTAG